In Rosa chinensis cultivar Old Blush chromosome 1, RchiOBHm-V2, whole genome shotgun sequence, a genomic segment contains:
- the LOC112182170 gene encoding metal tolerance protein 1, with amino-acid sequence MESENTQHSQIIEIHGDAPGEETSVGGSKICGEAPCGLSDVGPHSKDSKERSAAMRKLLIAVVLCVLFMGVEVFGGIEANSLAILTDAAHLLSDVAAFAISLFSLWAAGWETTPRQSYGFFRIEILGALVSIQLIWLLAGILVYEAIVRMINNTSDVNGFLMFLVAAFGLVVNIGMAVLLGHDHGHDHGHGHGHGHGHDDHDHHSHGMIFSTHHHHHHHHEEHSNDEHHHDHEEHSHDEHLHSHDDHKHNGADEGHAHEPLLDKPKDGHGQKKQRNINVQGAYLHVLGDLVQSIGVMIGGAIIWYKPEWKIVDLICTLIFSVIVLGTTFKMIRNILDVLMESTPREIDATKLEKGLLEMGEVVEIHELHIWAITVGKVLLACHVKIRPEANADMVLDKVIDYIRREHNISHVTIQVER; translated from the coding sequence atGGAATCAGAGAATACACAACATTCCCAGATTATTGAGATCCATGGAGATGCTCCTGGTGAAGAGACGAGTGTGGGTGGGAGTAAGATTTGTGGGGAAGCACCGTGTGGACTGTCGGATGTTGGACCACATTCTAAAGATTCCAAAGAACGATCAGCTGCCATGCGCAAGCTCTTGATAGCAGTGGTACTCTGTGTTCTCTTCATGGGTGTTGAAGTGTTTGGTGGCATTGAAGCCAATAGCTTAGCAATATTGACTGATGCAGCACATTTGCTCTCTGATGTTGCAGCCTTTGCCATCTCCTTGTTCTCCTTGTGGGCTGCTGGCTGGGAAACCACTCCCCGTCAGTCTTACGGCTTTTTCAGGATTGAGATTCTCGGTGCTTTGGTTTCTATCCAACTCATATGGTTGCTTGCTGGGATATTGGTGTATGAAGCCATTGTTAGAATGATTAATAACACATCTGATGTGAATGGTTTTCTGATGTTTCTTGTTGCtgcatttggtctagtggttaATATTGGCATGGCTGTACTGTTAGGCCATGATCATGGTCATGATCATGGCCATGGCCATGGTCATGGTCACGGCCATGATGATCATGATCATCACAGCCATGGAATGATATTTTCtactcatcatcaccatcaccatcaccatgagGAACACTCGAATGACGAGCACCATCATGATCATGAAGAACACTCGCATGATGAACACCTTCACAGTCATGATGATCATAAACACAATGGTGCTGATGAAGGTCATGCTCATGAGCCACTCTTGGACAAGCCAAAAGACGGGCATGGCCAGAAGAAGCAACGGAACATAAACGTGCAGGGAGCTTACCTTCATGTTCTTGGGGACTTGGTTCAAAGTATCGGTGTAATGATTGGTGGGGCCATCATATGGTACAAGCCGGAATGGAAGATAGTTGATTTGATTTGCACCCTAATATTTTCTGTCATTGTTTTGGGGACAACTTTCAAGATGATAAGGAACATACTTGATGTACTAATGGAGAGCACACCAAGGGAGATTGATGCAACGAAACTTGAGAAGGGGCTGTTGGAGATGGGAGAAGTGGTGGAAATCCATGAGCTGCATATATGGGCAATCACAGTTGGGAAAGTCCTGCTGGCTTGCCATGTGAAAATCAGACCTGAAGCAAATGCAGACATGGTGCTGGACAAAGTGATTGATTATATCAGAAGGGAGCACAACATCAGCCATGTGACTATACAAGTTGAGCGTTAA
- the LOC112182172 gene encoding metal tolerance protein 1-like, whose translation MESENTQHSQIVEIHGDAPGEEMSVGGSKICGEAPCGLSDVGPNSKDSKERSAAMRKLLIAVVLCVLFMSVEVFGGIEANSLAILTDAAHLLSDVAAFAISLFSLWAASWETTPRQSYGFFRIEILGALVSIQLIWLLAGILVYEAIVRMINNTSEVNGFLMFLVAAFGLVVNIGMAVLLGHDHGHGHGHDDHDHHSHGMTFSTHHHHRHEEHSNDEHHHDHEEHSHDEHQHSHDDYKHNGADEGHAHEPLLDKPKDGHGQKKQRNINVQGAYLHVLGDLVQSIGVMIGGAIIWYKPEWKIVDLICTLIFSVIVLGTTFKMMRNILDVLMESTPREIDATKLEKGLLEMEEVVEIHELHIWAITVGKVLLACHVKIRPEANADMVLDKVIDYIRREYNISHVTIQVER comes from the coding sequence atGGAATCAGAGAATACACAACATTCCCAGATTGTCGAGATCCATGGAGATGCTCCTGGTGAAGAGATGAGTGTGGGTGGGAGTAAAATTTGTGGGGAAGCACCGTGTGGACTGTCGGATGTTGGACCAAATTCTAAAGATTCCAAAGAACGATCAGCTGCCATGCGCAAGCTCTTGATAGCAGTGGTACTCTGTGTTCTCTTCATGAGTGTTGAAGTGTTTGGTGGCATTGAAGCCAATAGCTTAGCAATATTGACTGATGCAGCACATTTGCTCTCTGATGTTGCAGCCTTTGCCATCTCCTTGTTCTCCTTGTGGGCTGCTAGCTGGGAAACCACTCCCCGTCAGTCTTACGGCTTTTTCAGGATTGAGATTCTCGGTGCTTTGGTTTCTATCCAACTCATATGGTTGCTTGCTGGGATATTGGTGTATGAAGCCATTGTTAGAATGATTAATAACACATCTGAGGTGAATGGTTTTCTGATGTTTCTTGTTGCtgcatttggtctagtggttaATATTGGCATGGCTGTACTGTTAGGTCATGATCATGGCCATGGCCATGGACATGATGATCATGATCATCACAGCCATGGAATGACATTTTCTACTCATCATCACCATCGCCATGAGGAACACTCGAATGACGAGCACCATCATGATCATGAAGAACACTCGCATGATGAACACCAGCACAGTCATGATGATTATAAACACAATGGTGCTGATGAAGGTCATGCTCATGAGCCACTCTTGGACAAGCCAAAAGACGGGCATGGCCAGAAGAAGCAACGGAACATAAACGTGCAGGGAGCTTACCTTCATGTTCTTGGGGACTTGGTTCAAAGTATCGGTGTAATGATTGGTGGGGCCATCATATGGTACAAGCCGGAATGGAAGATAGTTGATTTGATTTGCACCCTAATATTTTCTGTCATTGTTTTGGGGACAACTTTCAAGATGATGAGGAACATACTCGATGTACTGATGGAGAGCACACCAAGAGAGATTGATGCAACAAAACTTGAGAAGGGGCTGTTGGAGATGGAAGAAGTGGTGGAAATCCATGAGCTGCATATATGGGCAATCACAGTTGGGAAAGTCCTGCTGGCTTGCCATGTGAAAATCAGACCTGAAGCAAATGCAGACATGGTGCTGGACAAAGTGATTGATTATATCAGAAGGGAGTACAACATCAGCCATGTGACTATACAAGTTGAGCGTTAA
- the LOC112186125 gene encoding transcription factor bHLH57: protein MERLQGPINPCFFGDHLDLQCLEQGFTTTTTTHGLRFEEEEALYLSGFEDRMPFLQMLQSIDFPPCDFTQKEPSFQALLRLQHKTGTTWPEMENTQSSQIHTLEALESCVTQDNQQQLYSPAKSEGRDPHQNPLSVSGTLEGGGGVSSDCNREMQQLNSAKMGPNQTLQTQFTKSASSPATRERRKRKRTRPTKNKEEVESQRMTHIAVERNRRRQMNDHLNGLRSLMPPSYIQRGDQASIVGGAIDFVKELEQHLQSLEAQKRMKRAEGFTTNVDPNNNNSLNSSSPSSSSAMAMPSNGMFMSLSQCRIASTEEGNTCGDDGVTAQNKSEAAEVDVTVIQTHVNLKVQCQKRPGQLVRALIALEDLRLTVLHLNITSSEDTVLYSFNLKIEEGCKLGSADNIARAVHQIFSFINGS from the exons ATGGAGAGGCTCCAAGGACCCATTAATCCCTGT TTCTTTGGAGACCATTTGGATTTGCAGTGCTTAGAGCAAGgattcaccaccaccaccaccacacatGGCTTGAgatttgaggaagaagaagcacTGTACCTCTCAGGCTTCGAGGATAGAATGCCATTTCTTCAGATGCTACAAAGCATTGATTTCCCCCCGTGTGATTTCACTCAAAAAGAGCCAAGCTTTCAAGCACTGTTGAGATTACAGCACAAGACCGGTACAACTTGGCCTGAAATGGAAAATACCCAAAGTTCCCAAATTCACACACTTGAGGCACTTGAGAGCTGTGTAACTCAAGACAATCAACAACAGTTGTATTCACCAGCAAAATCTGAAGGAAGAGACCCTCACCAAAACCCTCTTTCAGTGTCTGGTACTCTtgagggtggtggtggtgtgagCTCAGATTGCAACCGAGAAATGCAGCAACTCAACTCAGCGAAAATGGGTCCTAACCAGACCCTGCAGACCCAGTTCACCAAGTCGGCTTCTTCTCCGGCCACCCGAGAGAGACGAAAGCGCAAGAGAACAAGACCAACCAAGAACAAAGAGGAAGTAGAGAGCCAGAGAATGACCCACATTGCTGTTGAGCGCAACCGCAGACGCCAAATGAATGACCATCTCAATGGTCTCAGATCCCTCATGCCCCCTTCCTACATTCAAAGG GGTGACCAAGCATCCATAGTTGGGGGTGCAATAGATTTTGTGAAGGAATTGGAGCAGCACCTTCAGTCCCTTGAAGCCCAAAAGAGAATGAAAAGAGCTGAAGGCTTCACCACCAATGTTGACCCTAACAATAACAACTCCTTGAActcatcttcaccatcttcatcatcGGCCATGGCAATGCCTTCAAATGGGATGTTCATGTCTCTCTCCCAATGCAGAATCGCGTCTACTGAGGAAGGAAACACTTGTGGGGATGATGGAGTCACAGCACAAAACAAGTCTGAGGCTGCAGAAGTAGATGTCACAGTGATCCAAACCCATGTGAACTTGAAGGTCCAGTGTCAAAAGAGGCCTGGCCAGTTGGTGAGAGCCCTTATTGCCTTGGAAGATCTCAGGCTAACAGTTTTGCACCTCAACATTACTTCTTCAGAAGACACGGTTCTTTACTCTTTCAATCTCAAG ATTGAGGAGGGATGTAAGTTAGGATCAGCAGATAACATTGCCAGAGCAGTACATCAAATATTCAGCTTCATCAATGGCAGCTGA